One Nitrospira sp. DNA window includes the following coding sequences:
- the trmFO gene encoding methylenetetrahydrofolate--tRNA-(uracil(54)-C(5))-methyltransferase (FADH(2)-oxidizing) TrmFO has translation MREDIVIIGGGLAGSEAAWQAANRGAKVTLYEMRPKEMTKAHKTGDLAELVCSNSLGSVDPLNAPGILKTEMRRLNSLVIRAAEEARVPAGSALAVDREIFSRVITQALEGHPNIRIMREEVTEIPAEAVTIIATGPLTSDKLSKAISELTHERHLYFFDAISPIIDADSINMDIVYRASRYGKGGADYLNCPMDEAAYNALYDAMMAADKVQPKEFEKVAYFESCIPIEVMAERGRQTMQFGPLKPVGLDDPKTGKRPYAVVQLRTENVHGTCYNMVGFQTKLTYPEQKRVFRLIPGLEQAEFLRFGSLHRNTFINSPQLLRDTLQLKTRGTIFFAGQLVGVEGYTESAAMGGIAGINAARGLAGQPLVTPPPTSAHGCLMAHITKSDPAHFQPMNTNFGLFPPVTAKTRDKDQKRRLIQQRAVEDFDAWIAQSGIS, from the coding sequence ATGCGTGAAGACATTGTCATCATCGGAGGCGGTCTGGCCGGCTCGGAAGCGGCCTGGCAAGCGGCGAATCGCGGCGCCAAGGTGACGCTCTATGAGATGCGTCCGAAGGAGATGACCAAGGCCCATAAAACCGGTGATTTGGCGGAGCTGGTCTGTTCGAATTCGCTGGGTTCTGTCGATCCTCTCAATGCCCCGGGCATTCTGAAAACCGAAATGCGCCGCCTGAACTCCCTGGTGATTCGCGCGGCGGAGGAGGCGCGTGTGCCGGCCGGCTCGGCCTTGGCGGTGGATCGTGAGATCTTCTCGCGAGTCATCACGCAGGCGCTGGAAGGCCATCCCAATATTCGGATTATGCGCGAAGAGGTGACGGAGATTCCTGCGGAGGCTGTCACGATCATTGCCACCGGCCCCTTAACCTCGGACAAATTATCGAAGGCCATCAGCGAACTCACTCACGAACGGCATCTGTATTTCTTCGATGCGATCTCGCCCATCATCGACGCCGACTCCATCAATATGGACATCGTGTATCGCGCGTCACGGTATGGAAAAGGGGGCGCGGATTATCTGAACTGTCCGATGGATGAAGCGGCCTACAATGCGCTGTACGACGCGATGATGGCAGCCGACAAAGTGCAGCCGAAAGAGTTTGAAAAAGTCGCCTACTTTGAAAGCTGTATTCCCATCGAAGTCATGGCTGAGCGGGGGCGGCAGACCATGCAGTTCGGGCCGCTCAAGCCGGTTGGATTGGACGATCCCAAAACCGGCAAGCGCCCCTATGCGGTCGTGCAATTGCGGACCGAGAATGTGCATGGCACCTGCTACAACATGGTCGGGTTTCAGACCAAGCTGACCTACCCCGAACAGAAGCGCGTCTTTCGGCTGATTCCAGGACTGGAGCAGGCGGAGTTCTTGCGGTTTGGCAGCCTGCATCGCAACACCTTCATCAACTCCCCGCAACTGTTGCGCGACACGCTCCAGCTCAAAACTCGAGGAACGATCTTTTTCGCCGGGCAGTTGGTCGGTGTCGAGGGCTATACGGAGTCGGCGGCCATGGGTGGGATCGCCGGCATCAATGCGGCGCGAGGTCTCGCCGGTCAACCGCTCGTCACCCCGCCGCCCACCAGTGCCCATGGGTGTCTCATGGCTCACATCACCAAAAGCGATCCGGCGCATTTTCAACCGATGAACACCAACTTCGGTCTGTTCCCGCCCGTTACCGCCAAGACCCGCGACAAGGATCAGAAGCGGCGTCTCATCCAGCAACGCGCTGTTGAGGATTTTGACGCATGGATCGCGCAATCCGGGATTTCCTAG
- a CDS encoding tyrosine recombinase XerC produces MDRAIRDFLDVLIVQEGASPQTIRAYTSDLAQFQAFAGRQVQSRGGVPLKSVDTDLIREFLADRDRQGDKKASLARKLACLRSFFRYVVRVGRLQVNPAEDVRPPKLPKPLPQVLTKDEAGALMEFPKGLQRETLRDRAILETLYSTGARVSELVGMNCEDLSRSEGVVRVRGKGQKERVIPISQLALDAIDAYHAQVGTVLGTSARRPSDAGAVFRNHRGGRLTTRTVARIVAKYSRQLAGGAIHPHTLRHSFATHLLDEGADLRAIQEMLGHASLSTTQKYTHLATDQLLALYDRTHPRAVTAAEAGEDGKPKRTQ; encoded by the coding sequence ATGGATCGCGCAATCCGGGATTTCCTAGATGTTCTGATCGTGCAGGAAGGCGCCTCTCCGCAAACCATCCGCGCGTATACCTCCGACCTGGCACAGTTTCAGGCGTTCGCCGGTAGGCAGGTGCAATCTCGTGGTGGAGTGCCGCTCAAGTCGGTCGATACGGACTTGATTCGCGAGTTTCTCGCTGATCGGGATCGTCAGGGTGACAAGAAGGCGTCGTTAGCCAGAAAATTGGCCTGCCTGCGCAGTTTTTTCCGTTATGTAGTGCGGGTCGGTCGCCTGCAGGTCAATCCAGCCGAAGATGTGCGCCCGCCGAAACTTCCGAAACCTCTTCCCCAGGTCCTGACGAAGGATGAGGCAGGGGCGCTGATGGAGTTTCCCAAGGGGCTGCAGCGCGAAACATTACGGGATCGTGCCATCCTCGAAACTCTCTATTCGACCGGCGCGCGTGTCAGTGAGCTGGTCGGGATGAATTGCGAGGATCTCTCGCGAAGCGAAGGCGTGGTGCGTGTTCGCGGCAAGGGCCAGAAGGAGCGGGTCATCCCCATCAGCCAGCTCGCGCTTGACGCTATCGACGCCTACCATGCACAGGTCGGCACGGTTCTCGGGACCTCCGCCCGACGACCGAGTGATGCCGGTGCCGTCTTCCGCAATCACAGGGGAGGCCGGCTGACCACCAGAACGGTCGCGCGCATTGTCGCCAAATATTCCCGTCAGCTTGCCGGCGGGGCGATTCATCCGCACACATTGCGACACTCCTTTGCCACGCATCTCCTGGATGAGGGCGCCGATCTCCGCGCCATTCAGGAGATGTTGGGACATGCCTCGCTCAGCACCACTCAGAAGTACACGCATCTTGCGACGGACCAGCTACTCGCGTTATACGATCGCACCCACCCCCGTGCCGTCACTGCGGCGGAGGCAGGGGAGGATGGCAAGCCGAAGAGGACTCAATGA
- the hslV gene encoding ATP-dependent protease subunit HslV yields the protein MRIRSTTVLCVRRGNQVTMGCDGQVTVGTTVMKHNARKMRRMHNDTVLSGFAGATADAFTLFEKFEAKLAEYRGNLTRAAVELAKDWRTDRVLRRLEALLAVADLDHSFIISGTGDVVEPEDGILAIGSGGPYALAAARALLGHSDLAAEQIVRESLMIAGGIDIYTNQQIVLESLSR from the coding sequence ATGAGGATTCGATCGACGACGGTACTCTGTGTCAGGCGGGGCAATCAGGTGACGATGGGGTGCGATGGGCAGGTCACGGTCGGTACCACCGTCATGAAACATAACGCCAGGAAAATGCGCCGGATGCATAACGACACGGTCTTGTCCGGATTTGCCGGCGCGACGGCCGATGCCTTTACCCTGTTTGAGAAATTTGAGGCCAAACTGGCTGAGTATCGGGGAAACCTCACCAGAGCCGCCGTCGAATTGGCGAAAGACTGGCGGACGGATCGAGTCTTGCGTCGGCTGGAAGCGCTCCTGGCGGTCGCCGATCTCGATCACTCCTTTATCATTTCCGGCACGGGCGATGTGGTCGAGCCGGAGGACGGTATTCTTGCGATCGGCTCGGGTGGTCCCTACGCGTTGGCCGCAGCCCGTGCGCTGCTGGGACATTCCGACTTGGCCGCCGAACAGATTGTCCGGGAATCGCTCATGATTGCCGGCGGGATCGACATTTATACCAATCAGCAGATTGTGCTCGAATCGCTGTCGCGTTAG
- the hslU gene encoding ATP-dependent protease ATPase subunit HslU codes for MTTESTARPLNVNSLTPRQIVEALDRYVIGQQDAKRMVAIALRNRWRRQQLAPELRDEVMPKNIIMIGPTGVGKTEIARRLAKLAEAPFIKVEASKFTEVGYVGRDVESIIRDLTEQAISLVKTKHLDDVQEKASRLGEERLLDLLLPPAPSRSASPGFEPGTSRGDAHEATESSDATRSKLRLQLREGKLDQRSVEVDVKERALPLGVMSNAGGMEEFEGNLRDMLGGMFQGKKKKRWLKVPDALKLLTQEEAQKLIDMDEVVREAITKVEQTGIVFLDEIDKIAGRERAMGPDVSREGVQRDLLPIVEGSTVSTKHGAVQTDHILFIAAGAFHVAKPSDLIPELQGRFPIRVELAPLTQEDFVRILTEPRGALVRQYQALMATEGLAIEFADDGLAEIAATAVQVNERTENIGARRLFTIMERLLEQVSFEGADLQDKRIVVDAVYVRERLQNIVKDQDLSRYIL; via the coding sequence ATGACGACCGAATCAACTGCTCGTCCGCTCAATGTGAACAGTCTGACGCCCCGGCAGATCGTCGAGGCGCTCGACCGCTATGTGATCGGCCAACAGGATGCCAAACGCATGGTGGCGATCGCCTTGCGGAACCGCTGGCGTCGGCAGCAATTGGCCCCGGAGTTGCGCGATGAGGTGATGCCCAAGAACATCATCATGATCGGTCCCACTGGCGTCGGCAAAACTGAAATCGCCCGACGCTTGGCCAAGCTCGCGGAGGCCCCCTTTATCAAGGTGGAGGCGTCCAAATTTACCGAAGTCGGCTATGTTGGCCGTGACGTCGAATCCATCATCCGTGATCTCACCGAACAGGCCATCAGTCTGGTGAAGACGAAACATTTGGACGATGTGCAAGAGAAGGCGTCGCGGCTGGGGGAAGAACGGCTGCTCGACCTCCTCCTGCCTCCCGCCCCCTCTCGTTCGGCCAGCCCCGGATTCGAACCGGGCACATCGCGCGGCGATGCTCATGAGGCGACGGAATCGTCGGATGCGACGCGCTCGAAGCTCCGTCTGCAACTGCGCGAGGGCAAGTTGGACCAGCGCTCTGTGGAAGTGGATGTGAAAGAGCGGGCGTTGCCACTGGGAGTCATGTCGAACGCGGGCGGGATGGAAGAATTCGAAGGGAATCTCCGCGACATGCTGGGTGGCATGTTCCAGGGAAAGAAAAAGAAGCGATGGCTGAAAGTGCCCGATGCGCTGAAGCTGCTCACGCAAGAGGAGGCTCAAAAGCTCATCGACATGGACGAAGTGGTGCGGGAAGCCATTACAAAAGTAGAGCAGACCGGCATCGTCTTCTTGGACGAGATCGACAAAATCGCCGGTCGTGAGCGTGCGATGGGGCCGGATGTGTCGCGTGAGGGCGTGCAACGCGATTTGCTGCCGATCGTGGAAGGGTCCACGGTGAGTACCAAGCACGGCGCGGTGCAGACCGACCACATCCTGTTCATTGCCGCCGGGGCGTTTCATGTGGCCAAACCGTCCGATTTGATTCCCGAACTCCAAGGTCGGTTTCCGATCCGTGTGGAACTGGCGCCGCTCACGCAGGAGGACTTCGTGCGTATCCTGACTGAGCCGCGCGGGGCGCTGGTGCGTCAATATCAGGCTCTCATGGCGACGGAAGGCCTCGCGATCGAATTTGCGGACGACGGTTTGGCGGAAATCGCAGCGACGGCCGTGCAGGTCAATGAACGCACCGAAAACATCGGCGCTCGTCGCCTGTTCACGATCATGGAGCGGCTGCTCGAACAGGTGTCGTTCGAAGGGGCCGACCTGCAGGACAAGCGGATTGTGGTGGATGCCGTCTATGTGCGCGAGCGCTTGCAGAATATTGTGAAGGATCAAGACCTGAGCCGCTACATTCTGTAG
- the argB gene encoding acetylglutamate kinase, producing the protein MNKLIKKADVLIEALPYIRTFKGKTVVIKYGGHAMTDASLKARFAQNVVLLKYVGLNPVVVHGGGPQIDQMLDRLGMEAKFKHGVRVTDAATMEIVEMVLAGRINMEIVDLLNRHGGQAVGLSGKDGGLMLTKPLTAKAWAESIEKDIDVEDRDADFGFVGDVKSIDPTLLLKLQEDHYIPVIAPIGTDREGNTYNINADLVAGAIAAALKAEKLVMLTDVKGIRDANGRHLSTVSRKDVQRMVKRGTISEGMLPKVHACLDALAGGVGKAHIVDGRVPHAILLEIFTHKGIGTEIVS; encoded by the coding sequence ATGAACAAACTGATTAAGAAAGCCGACGTGCTGATCGAGGCCTTGCCCTACATTCGGACGTTCAAGGGCAAGACGGTCGTCATCAAGTACGGGGGGCATGCGATGACGGATGCCTCGCTCAAGGCGCGGTTCGCGCAGAATGTCGTGTTGCTGAAGTACGTCGGCTTGAACCCCGTCGTGGTGCATGGCGGCGGTCCGCAAATCGATCAGATGTTGGATCGATTGGGCATGGAAGCGAAGTTCAAGCACGGCGTGCGTGTCACCGATGCCGCGACGATGGAAATCGTCGAGATGGTGCTCGCGGGACGAATCAACATGGAAATCGTCGATCTGCTCAATCGTCACGGCGGCCAGGCGGTCGGGCTCAGCGGCAAAGACGGCGGATTGATGTTGACCAAGCCGTTGACGGCGAAGGCTTGGGCGGAAAGCATCGAGAAGGATATCGATGTCGAAGACCGGGACGCGGATTTCGGGTTTGTCGGAGACGTGAAGTCGATCGATCCCACTCTTCTCCTCAAGCTCCAGGAAGACCACTACATTCCGGTCATTGCCCCTATCGGGACCGATCGGGAGGGTAACACGTATAACATCAATGCCGATCTGGTCGCGGGCGCGATCGCGGCGGCGCTGAAGGCGGAAAAACTCGTGATGTTGACGGATGTGAAGGGTATCCGGGATGCCAATGGCCGCCATCTTTCGACGGTCTCGCGCAAAGACGTGCAGCGTATGGTCAAGCGCGGCACCATCAGCGAAGGGATGTTGCCGAAGGTGCATGCCTGTCTGGATGCACTGGCCGGCGGGGTGGGGAAAGCGCATATCGTCGACGGGCGCGTGCCCCATGCCATTCTGCTGGAAATTTTTACGCACAAAGGCATCGGCACCGAGATCGTCTCGTAG
- a CDS encoding gamma carbonic anhydrase family protein: MIRTFQGIKPTVPQSCFIEDTAVIIGDVVMGEECSAWFHAVIRGDVNYIRIGHRTNVQDLCMLHVTHDTHPLIIGDDVTIGHHVVLHGCTVHNRVLVGMGAIIMDGAVLGEDSVVGAGALVTENTIVPPKSLILGSPAKVKRPVTEQELAWIRESAQNYIRYSRQYLSGPDKPRPGFWV, from the coding sequence ATGATCCGGACCTTCCAGGGCATCAAGCCGACCGTTCCACAGTCCTGTTTCATCGAAGACACCGCGGTCATCATCGGCGACGTCGTGATGGGCGAAGAGTGCAGTGCCTGGTTTCACGCCGTCATCCGCGGCGATGTGAACTACATCCGCATCGGGCACCGGACCAACGTGCAAGACCTCTGCATGTTACATGTCACGCACGACACACATCCCCTCATCATCGGCGACGATGTCACCATCGGGCACCATGTGGTGCTGCATGGCTGCACCGTTCACAACCGGGTGCTGGTCGGCATGGGGGCCATCATCATGGACGGCGCAGTGCTCGGGGAAGACTCGGTCGTCGGCGCGGGTGCCTTGGTCACCGAGAACACCATCGTGCCTCCCAAGAGCTTGATCCTGGGATCACCGGCCAAGGTGAAGCGTCCGGTCACCGAGCAGGAACTTGCCTGGATACGGGAATCGGCGCAGAACTATATTCGATATTCCCGGCAGTACCTCTCCGGACCGGACAAACCACGTCCGGGCTTTTGGGTCTAA
- the rimO gene encoding 30S ribosomal protein S12 methylthiotransferase RimO — MASSLITPSRAKRKKPTIGFVNLGCSKNQVDSEVMLGTLVAGGFQLTGDARAAEVVIINTCGFIEEAKQESINSIIEHGRLKKSGSCRVLIAAGCLAQRYQGELLKELPELDGVVGTGEFGRIADICRSLLAPKKRQQRLWLGQPPYLYDADTPRVRLGTPHSAYLKIAEGCNRNCAFCAIPIMRGKQRSRPIESIVAEAKRLGQEGVKELNLISQDTINYGVDLGLKQGLTALLRELITVDEVRWIRPFYLYPQQVTDELLDLYAGAPRITKYLDMPLQHISDRMLKRMHRLGDRKHITKLVERIRTKIPGVFFRTAFIVGFPGETDAMFEELRQFVQDMEFDRVAVFLYSDEEGTSAVDLDHKVEQAVMEERRNELLALQESISESKNREYVGRTIEVLIDGVSEESDRLLEARHEGLAPEIDGVVYCERGVGKPGDCVSVTVTDVAGYDLVAQSSARTETRPTSTASPTLLMPKKSGTGYR; from the coding sequence ATGGCTTCATCATTGATTACTCCCTCACGGGCGAAACGCAAGAAGCCCACCATCGGCTTTGTGAATCTGGGTTGTTCCAAAAACCAGGTGGATTCCGAAGTCATGCTCGGCACGCTGGTGGCCGGTGGCTTCCAACTGACCGGCGATGCGCGCGCCGCCGAAGTCGTGATCATCAATACCTGCGGCTTTATCGAAGAGGCCAAGCAGGAATCGATCAATAGCATTATCGAACATGGCCGGCTCAAGAAGTCCGGTTCCTGTCGCGTCTTGATCGCGGCCGGATGTCTGGCGCAGCGCTATCAGGGCGAGCTCTTGAAGGAACTGCCGGAGTTGGATGGCGTGGTTGGAACCGGCGAATTCGGCCGCATCGCAGATATCTGCCGCAGCCTCTTGGCCCCGAAAAAACGCCAGCAGCGTCTCTGGCTGGGGCAGCCGCCGTATCTGTACGATGCCGACACGCCGCGAGTCCGGCTGGGAACGCCGCATAGCGCCTATCTCAAAATTGCCGAAGGGTGTAACCGCAACTGTGCCTTCTGCGCCATTCCGATCATGAGGGGCAAGCAGCGCAGCCGTCCGATCGAGTCGATCGTGGCGGAGGCGAAGCGGTTGGGACAGGAAGGGGTGAAGGAACTCAACCTGATCTCTCAGGACACGATCAACTACGGAGTGGATCTCGGCCTCAAACAGGGACTCACGGCCCTGCTGCGCGAATTGATTACGGTGGATGAGGTGCGGTGGATCAGGCCCTTCTATTTGTACCCGCAGCAGGTCACGGATGAGCTGTTGGACCTCTATGCCGGAGCGCCGCGCATCACGAAGTATCTCGACATGCCGCTGCAACACATCAGTGATCGCATGCTGAAGCGCATGCATCGTCTGGGTGATCGCAAGCACATCACCAAGTTGGTTGAACGGATCCGCACCAAGATTCCCGGCGTCTTTTTTCGCACAGCGTTCATCGTCGGATTTCCCGGCGAGACCGACGCCATGTTTGAGGAACTGCGACAATTCGTGCAGGACATGGAGTTCGATCGCGTGGCCGTCTTTCTCTATTCCGACGAGGAGGGAACGTCGGCGGTTGATCTCGATCACAAAGTTGAACAGGCGGTCATGGAGGAACGGCGCAACGAATTGCTGGCGCTGCAGGAATCGATTTCGGAATCCAAAAACCGCGAGTATGTCGGCCGGACGATCGAGGTACTGATTGATGGAGTGTCGGAGGAATCAGACCGGCTGCTGGAAGCCAGGCATGAGGGGTTGGCGCCTGAGATCGATGGAGTGGTCTATTGCGAGCGCGGCGTGGGGAAGCCCGGTGATTGTGTATCCGTGACGGTCACGGATGTGGCCGGATATGATCTCGTTGCGCAATCGTCCGCCCGGACGGAAACGCGGCCCACCTCTACTGCGTCCCCGACCCTTCTCATGCCGAAGAAAAGTGGAACGGGCTACCGGTAG
- a CDS encoding DegQ family serine endoprotease: MKRPTQSISLFAGIAGLGAALIWSYTPLSSSHASNPSSTAEERPVAIAGALPAAGFTDVAKTVTPAVVNITTSGAEEVSDTGRHRGRPEDFFGSPFGPRRFGPPMEPKERHGGGQGSGVIVSPDGYVLTNNHVIAGAKTVTVTLPDKREFKGRIVGSDPKSDVAVIKIDGTQLPTISWGDSSRLQVGEYVLAVGNPFGLNSTVTLGIVSALGRGHMGITQYEDFIQTDAAINPGNSGGALVNTRGELIGINTAIFSQTGGYQGVGFAVPTGMSKPIYESLVKTGKVVRGFLGVGIQDLNHDLAKSFGVTGSNGAVVTDVKEEGPADKAGIKQGDVILSFQGTPIEDAVTLQRAVTRSAVGSKATVKVMRDGQEKELAITIAELPDNPQVAKVEPGPSDQPLAGLAVQELDRDTAQELGLKGKVHGVVVTSVDPESDAERAGLMPGDVIREINRKPVTSIKEFDQAASHLKKGQTVLVLINRRGASLYLSAKI; this comes from the coding sequence ATGAAACGACCCACACAGTCCATCAGCCTATTCGCCGGTATCGCCGGTTTGGGCGCGGCTTTGATCTGGAGTTACACTCCACTGTCGTCATCCCATGCGTCGAATCCGTCGTCGACCGCGGAAGAACGCCCGGTCGCCATCGCCGGCGCCCTTCCCGCAGCCGGATTCACGGATGTGGCGAAAACCGTCACGCCGGCGGTCGTCAACATTACGACGAGCGGCGCTGAGGAAGTCTCCGACACGGGCCGCCATCGTGGGCGCCCGGAAGACTTTTTCGGATCACCGTTCGGTCCTCGGCGCTTCGGACCACCGATGGAACCGAAAGAGCGGCATGGTGGCGGGCAGGGATCAGGCGTCATCGTCTCTCCGGATGGATACGTCCTCACCAACAACCACGTGATTGCCGGAGCGAAAACCGTGACCGTGACGCTGCCGGATAAACGAGAGTTCAAGGGCCGGATCGTCGGCAGTGATCCCAAGAGCGATGTGGCAGTCATAAAGATCGACGGAACGCAACTGCCGACCATCTCCTGGGGTGATTCCAGCCGCCTTCAGGTAGGCGAATATGTCCTCGCCGTGGGCAATCCGTTTGGGCTGAATTCCACCGTCACCCTGGGCATCGTCAGTGCTCTGGGGCGCGGGCATATGGGCATCACGCAGTATGAAGACTTCATTCAAACCGACGCGGCCATCAATCCGGGAAACAGCGGCGGCGCCCTCGTGAATACGAGAGGTGAGCTCATCGGCATCAACACCGCCATCTTTTCGCAAACCGGAGGCTATCAAGGCGTGGGGTTCGCGGTTCCGACCGGGATGAGCAAGCCCATCTATGAAAGCCTGGTGAAGACCGGCAAGGTGGTGCGCGGATTCCTCGGCGTCGGCATTCAGGATTTGAACCATGATCTTGCGAAGTCGTTCGGCGTGACCGGCAGCAACGGCGCGGTCGTGACCGATGTGAAGGAAGAGGGACCGGCGGACAAGGCCGGCATCAAACAGGGCGATGTGATTCTCTCATTTCAAGGAACCCCGATCGAAGATGCCGTCACGCTTCAACGCGCAGTGACCCGGAGCGCAGTCGGCAGTAAAGCCACCGTGAAGGTGATGCGTGATGGGCAGGAAAAGGAGCTGGCCATCACGATCGCCGAGTTGCCTGACAATCCGCAGGTCGCCAAGGTAGAGCCAGGCCCATCAGACCAGCCCCTGGCAGGACTGGCGGTACAGGAGCTCGATCGAGACACCGCGCAAGAACTTGGACTGAAGGGGAAGGTCCACGGAGTCGTGGTCACCTCGGTCGACCCGGAAAGCGACGCGGAGCGGGCGGGATTGATGCCCGGCGACGTGATCCGTGAGATCAACCGCAAGCCGGTCACCTCGATCAAGGAGTTCGATCAAGCGGCGTCACATCTGAAGAAAGGACAAACCGTGCTGGTGCTGATCAATCGGCGCGGGGCATCACTGTATCTCAGCGCGAAAATATAA
- a CDS encoding HAMP domain-containing protein, whose translation MPLRVRLTLWYGTALALILLTFSVVLYTITARSLRGQVDESLQETASAAVRSLETRGFLPLIDEDALLSQFPELTRIDKFFQIFSPTGTITIRSPNIRQHDVPLSRSALEAAFTGSTVFESARYPNEPPLRLVSVPIIYRGSLLYIVQVGTTLEGVEETLRRFLLVLLVMAPIALVVSLAGGWFLAGRALRPVDSITVAAQRIAAGDLTQRLTAERSSDEIGRLTDTFNNMIARLETSFAQIRQFSSDASHELRTPLTVMKGESELVLRRPRPVEDYIAVLESNLEEIDRMSRIVEELLFLSRADMGQVKTECEPVRLEALVEDIQRQACLLGQEREIDVIMGTIQPATVRGDELRLRELILNLVDNAVKYSYPQGKVEIDLLVEGRTARLSVRDYGIGIPPDAHKQIFDRFFRTDDARAHTKKGTGLGLAICAWIAEAHHGHIDVHSEVGTGSTFTLVLPLAPPTA comes from the coding sequence ATGCCGCTTCGCGTCCGGCTCACGCTCTGGTATGGAACGGCCCTGGCCCTGATTTTACTGACGTTCTCGGTGGTGCTGTACACCATCACGGCCCGAAGCCTCCGCGGGCAGGTCGATGAGTCGTTGCAGGAAACGGCATCGGCAGCCGTGCGCTCCCTGGAGACCCGCGGATTCCTGCCGCTGATCGATGAAGACGCGCTGTTGAGTCAATTCCCCGAGTTGACCCGCATCGATAAATTCTTTCAAATCTTTAGCCCAACCGGCACGATCACCATCCGGTCCCCGAATATCCGTCAGCACGACGTGCCCCTCAGCCGATCGGCGCTCGAGGCGGCCTTTACCGGCAGTACCGTGTTCGAGTCAGCCCGGTACCCCAACGAACCACCGCTCCGCCTGGTTTCTGTTCCGATCATCTATCGCGGCTCCCTGCTCTATATCGTGCAAGTCGGCACAACCCTGGAAGGCGTCGAGGAAACCCTCCGCCGCTTTCTCCTGGTTCTGTTGGTCATGGCCCCGATCGCCTTGGTCGTGTCGTTGGCAGGGGGCTGGTTCCTGGCTGGACGCGCCTTGCGACCGGTCGATTCCATTACCGTGGCGGCGCAGCGAATTGCCGCAGGAGACCTGACGCAGCGACTCACCGCCGAACGATCCTCCGACGAAATCGGGCGCTTGACCGACACGTTCAACAACATGATCGCGCGACTGGAAACCTCCTTCGCCCAAATCCGCCAGTTCAGTAGCGACGCCTCTCACGAACTGCGCACCCCGCTGACGGTTATGAAAGGCGAGAGCGAGTTGGTGCTGCGCCGGCCCCGCCCGGTAGAAGACTACATTGCCGTATTAGAAAGTAACCTGGAGGAAATCGACCGCATGTCGCGCATTGTGGAGGAACTGCTGTTCCTCTCGCGGGCGGATATGGGGCAGGTGAAAACCGAGTGCGAGCCGGTTCGGTTGGAGGCGTTGGTGGAAGATATTCAACGTCAGGCCTGCCTCCTGGGCCAGGAACGAGAGATCGATGTCATCATGGGCACGATTCAGCCGGCCACCGTGCGCGGGGACGAACTCCGACTGCGGGAACTCATCCTCAACCTCGTCGACAATGCCGTGAAGTATTCTTATCCGCAGGGGAAAGTCGAAATCGATCTCCTGGTAGAAGGCCGCACGGCACGCCTTTCCGTTCGCGACTATGGGATCGGCATTCCTCCGGATGCGCATAAACAGATTTTCGACCGTTTCTTCCGCACCGATGACGCCCGGGCCCATACCAAAAAAGGGACCGGCCTCGGGTTGGCCATCTGCGCCTGGATTGCCGAAGCCCATCACGGCCACATCGACGTACACAGCGAAGTGGGCACAGGCTCTACCTTCACGCTCGTCCTTCCCCTCGCGCCACCGACAGCTTAA
- a CDS encoding response regulator transcription factor → MRVLVVEDETKVGSFIKRALEEESYAVDLCEDGAQGLDLALTGSYDLIMIDLMLPSLPGMEVLTRLRKEKIQTPVLILTAQSKVDQRVKGLDAGADDYLTKPFAIDELLARVRALLRRGTAESSGTLQVDDLILNPATREVTRGGQRIDLTVKEYALLEYFLRHAGRVLTRPMISDHVWNQDFDTFTNVIDVYVNYLRNKIDRGRARKLIHTIRGSGYMLKVD, encoded by the coding sequence ATGCGCGTCCTCGTCGTTGAAGACGAAACCAAAGTGGGCTCGTTCATCAAGCGGGCCCTGGAAGAAGAAAGTTATGCCGTCGACCTCTGTGAAGACGGCGCGCAAGGGCTCGACCTCGCCCTCACCGGCAGTTACGACCTCATCATGATCGACCTCATGCTCCCGAGCCTTCCCGGCATGGAGGTGCTGACTCGACTGCGAAAAGAAAAGATTCAAACCCCGGTGTTGATTCTGACCGCGCAGTCCAAGGTGGACCAACGGGTCAAAGGCCTCGATGCGGGCGCGGATGATTATCTCACCAAACCGTTTGCCATCGACGAATTGCTGGCCCGAGTCCGGGCGCTGCTTCGGCGCGGCACCGCGGAATCGTCAGGTACCCTTCAGGTCGATGACCTCATCCTCAATCCTGCGACCCGTGAAGTCACGCGCGGCGGGCAGCGCATCGACCTCACGGTCAAGGAGTACGCGCTGCTGGAATATTTCCTGCGGCACGCGGGCAGAGTCCTGACTCGCCCGATGATTTCCGATCACGTCTGGAATCAGGATTTCGATACCTTCACCAACGTGATCGACGTCTACGTGAATTACTTGCGGAATAAGATCGATCGCGGGCGGGCCCGCAAGTTGATTCACACCATTCGAGGGAGTGGGTACATGCTCAAGGTGGACTGA